DNA sequence from the Brachybacterium avium genome:
GCGGCCTCACCAATGGTCATCACGTCGTCCCAGGTGGCAGGCATGGCCCAGCCCTTGTCCTCGAACTGCTTGCGAGAGAGCCACACCGCATAGACGGTGTAGACGTAGTTGAACGCGTACACCTTGCCGGAATAAGTCCCCGCATCCAACGAACCGGGGATCAAGGAATCCTTGATGGTGCCTCCGTCGATGGACGGCGCCTCGGCGAGCTGGTCGAGCTCGGCGACGCTGCTCTCCCCGACCAGAGCGCCGGCGTTCATCGACTGCGCACCGGAGTTGTCGAAGAGATCGGGCGGGTTGCCGCCGATGAAGCGCGGCTGCAGATCGGGCTGGATGTTGACCGTCGAGGAGACCTTGACGTCGGCGTCCGGGTACATCTCCTCGTACTTGTCCCCGGCGTCCTTCGCGTACTGGTCGCCGTAGCCGCCGTTGAAGATGACGACGTCCACCGGGGCATCGCCGGCGACTCCGAAGGGGTTGTCGTCGGAGACGTCGCCCTCGCCGGTCCCGACCCCGGCCTCACCGCCGTCCTCATCGTCCGAGCCGCCACCGCCGGCGGCGCAGGCGCTCAGCGCCGCAGCTCCCGCACCGGCGCCGGCGAGGCTCAGGAACAGTCGTCGTGACGCACCGAGCTTCTCAGCCGGGGTGTCGAGGATGGTGGGGTCCTTGGAGTCGTCCATAGCTCCCTCTTTCATCATTGAAGCGGAGAATCTGCTGTCGAGCCGGCGCGAAGAGGTCTTGTGCCGCCCGCCTCAGCGTACTCGCGACCTGATCGTCTCTGCGTGCCTCGCCGCCAATGTGACCAAAAAGTTGCACAATTCGGCGAAATCCGCTCATCTCCGCCTCGAGAACCGTCCAGGACCTGAACGACCGGCCGCGTGCGCAACCATTCACACCGGACTCCCTGCGCCGATCCAGCCAGCTCGCCGATTCCTGCTCTACGGTGGCCTCAGTGTGAGGCTTGCTGGTGCCGCGGATGTCGCGGTGGTTGGATCCTTTCCATCCGGTGATTGGCTCTTACGCTGGCTGCCGTTCTTCGTTGAGCTGGCCTTCATGGGTATTGCCGTCGCCGGGTGGGAAGGACCGGCCGGCGTGACTTGATAGGAGCGTGCAGCTGCCCCACTGAGGTTTGTCCGCCGACCGGCCCGACCGTTCGACCCCCACTCGAATTCAAGGGAGGCAGTGACCATGGTGGTCCTGATCGGCGCTGACGTCCACAAGAACTCGCACACCTTCGTCGCGGTCGACGCGGCGGGCAAGCAGATCGGGCAGATCACTGTCCGCGCGACTCATAGCGGTCACGAGAAGGCCTACCGATGGGCCAGGAAGTCCTTCATCGAGCAGGACCGCCAGTGGGGGGTGGAGGACTGTCGCCACCTCACCGGTCTGCTCGAACGCGATCTCCTTGCCCATGGAGAGCCCGTGGTCAGGGTGCCGGCGAAGCTGATGGCACGCCAACGCGCCACAGCGCGCACTCGCGGGAAGTCCGACCCGATCGATGCTCTCGCCGTCGCGCGGGCGATGGCCCGCGAGGACGATCTGCCGACCGCGTTCACCGATGAGCAGGCACGAGAGGTCAAGCTGGTCCTGGCGCGTCGTGAGGACCTGGTCGCGGAGCGGACCCGGGTGATCAACCGCCTGCGCTGGCACCTGCACGAGCTCGACCCCGAAGTCGACCCGGCACCACGCGCGCTGACCCATCGACCGGCTCAGGAACGAGTGCGGGAGCTGGTCGAGGCGAGCGAGGGGATCGTCGCGGAGATCGCGGGCATGGTCCTGGCCGACCTCGAACGGCTCTGCTCCTCGATCAGCGAGCTGGATGCGCGGCTGCGTGTCATGGTCCGGGAGGTGGAGCCGGTGCTGTTGGAGATCCCCGGCTGCGCGGAGCTGTCGGCCGCGAAGATCCTCGCCGAGACCGCCGGGATCGAACGGTTCGCGAACGAGGGGAAGTACGCGATGTTCGCCGGCTGCGCTCCGATCCCGGTCTGGTCAGGCAAGACCGAGGGGAGAGTCCGTCTGAACAGGGGCGGGAATCGTCAGTTGAATTGCGCGATCCACCGCATCGCCCTCACTCAAGTCCGTCTCGAAGGACCCGGTAAGGAGTACTACGACCGGCTCCGCGAACAGGGCAAGACCGTGATGGAAGCCCTCCGCTGCTTGAAGAGCGCGATCGCCCGCCGCATCTGGCGCGCTCTCACCCGTGCCCACGCCGAAGCCCTCGCCACCACCCCGATCCCACTGAACCCCACCTCAACGACTTGCGTACCGCAAGCCGCTTGACATAGGAGATACCCATGAGCCAGCCTCCGCAGTCGCCGCGTTCCGCCTCTCCGCTGACGGCACGCCTCTACGATCTCGAATATCCCCGCTCCCTCGGCGTCTATAGCACCTACCAGGAGGTGCAGTCCGTGGTCGACACCCTCGCGGATCGGCAGTTCCCGGTGCAGAGCACCTTGATCGTCGGCACGGATCTGAAGCTCATGGAGCGTGTCACCGGTCGGCGCACCTGGCCCAAGGTGATCTCCCAGGGTGCGCTCTCCGGCCTGTGGATGGGGCTCTTCCTCGGCCTGCTGCTGCTCCTGCTCTCCCCGGGCAACCTCACCGTGGTCCTCACCGCCGTGGTACTGGGCATCGTGTTCTTCACGGTGTCCTCGGTGATCGGGTACGCGATGACAGGGGGCAGGCGGGACTTCACCTCGATGACGGCCACCATCCCGATGCAGTACGAACTGCTGGTCGAGCACAAGCATGCGGCGCAGGCGCAGCAGATCCTCGCCGAGTCCGGTGCCGCGCCGGTCCCGGTGCGCGGCCCGGCCGCGAGCGGCGCTGAGCAGTTCTCTCAGCAGACCGCGCCCTACGGCCATACCTCCCACAGCGGTGGTCAGCAGTTCGGCTCCCCGGCCGCGCGCCCCGGAGCGTCCTCTCCCATGACCCCGCCGCCCGGGCGCCCCAGCTACGGCCAGCCGGCGCAGACCAGCCCCGCCCCGAGCGGGGGCCCACCGCCCGCAGCGGCAGGCCGAGCTTCGGCATGCCTGCGGGGGCGCCGCTGCGTGAGGACCCCGCTGCGGAGCAGCTGCCCCATGGATCGCCGTCGGTCGGCGCATCCAGCACCTCCGAAGCCTCCGCTGAAACGGGCGGCTCTCGTGGTGGCACGGCATATCCGTCCTCGGACCCCGCCGATCCTGCGCAGCCGTCCGAGCGCCCCTCGCAGAGGCCGCCGGCCGAGGATCCCGCACCCGATCGGCGCTCATCCCGGGACCGGCGCCCCGGCGACGACCGCGAGCGCTGAGCCGCTGCCCCGAACTGCCGGGACAGCGATCTCGTCGCCGCCCGACGACGAGACCAGCTCCCCTCCCGGGGGATGCGTGTCCCCGCAGCTGCACACGCCTCCGTGAACGAGGCGCGCCCGGTTGGCGGGGCATTTGGCATCCCGGCATCCAGGTGGATCCCCTGGGGCGACCTCTCGAGCCCGTCTCCCTGGACCGACCCTCGACCCGGGTGATTCCGGCCGCCGGGTGACTCTGCACGGACAACGCGAGAAGGCCCCGCACCGGTCATCCCGGTACGGGGCCTTCTTCTGCTGCTCAGCTCTCGCAGTGCGAGCGCCTCACTGCTGCGGGGTCTCCCCCGCTGCGATCACTTGGTGATCTTGGTGACGCGGCCGGAGCCCACGGTGCGGCCACCCTCACGGATGGCGAAGCCGAGGCCCTCCTCCATGGCGATCGGCTGGATCAGCTCGACCGTCATCTCGGTGTTGTCGCCGGGCATGACCATCTCGGTGCCCTCGGGCAGCTCGATGACGCCGGTGACGTCGGTCGTCCGGAAGTAGAACTGCGGACGGTAGTTCGAGTAGAACGGATTGTGACGGCCGCCCTCGTCCTTGGACAGGATGTAGACCTGCGCCTCGAAGTTGGTGTGCGGGGTGATCGTGCCGGGCTTGGCCACGACCTGGCCGCGCTCGACGTCCTCACGCTTGGTGCCACGCAGCAGCAGGCCGCAGTTCTCGCCGGCCCATGCCTCGTCCATCTGCTTGTGGAACATCTCGATGCCGGTGACGATCGTCTTCTGCGGCTTGCGGATGCCGAGGATCTCGACCTCGGAGTTGATCGACAGCTTGCCGCGGTCGACCTTGCCGGTGACGACGGTGCCACGACCCTGGATCGTGAAGACGTCCTCGATCGGCATCAGGAACGCCTGGTCGAGATCGCGGACCGGGTCCGGGATGGACTCGTCCACGGCGTCCATGAGGTCCTCGACGGACTTGACCCACTTGGGGTCGCCCTCGAGAGCCTTCAGCGCGGACACCTGGATGATCGGCGCGTCCTCGTCGAAGCCCTGGGCGGCCAGCATCTCGCGGACCTCCATCTCGACGAGCTCGAGGATCTCCTCGTCGTCGACCATGTCGGACTTGTTGAGGGCGGCGAGCAGGTAGGGAACGCCGACCTGCTTGGCGAGCAGCACGTGCTCACGGGTCTGCGCCATCGGGCCGTCGGTGGCGGCGACCACGAGGATCGCGCCGTCCATCTGAGCCGCGCCGGTGATCATGTTCTTCACGTAGTCGGCGTGCCCGGGGGCGTCGACGTGCGCGTAGTGGCGCTTGTCGGTCTCGTACTCGATGTGCGAGACGTTGATCGTGATGCCGCGCTGCTTCTCCTCCGGCGCGTTGTCGATCGTGTCGAAGTCACGGGCCTGGTTCAGCTCCGGGAACTTGTCGTACAGGACCTTCGAGATCGCAGCGCTCAGCGTGGTCTTGCCGTGGTCGACGTGACCGATGGTGCCGATGTTGACGTGCGGCTTGGTCCGCTCGAACTTGGCCTTCGCCATGATGGTGTCCTCCTAGGACTTCTTATCGTGGTACTTCTGGATCGGGATCGGACCCCGCCTCGTCGAGGCGGAACTCCGATGGGAGCGGGGGAAGCAGGAGAAGGAGCCTACCTGCTTCCCCCGGACTCCTCACTCGCCCCGGGTCTTCGCGACGATCTCCTCAGCGATGCTGGCGGGGACCTCCGCGTAGCTGTCGAACTGCATCGTGTACATCGCACGACCCTGGGTCTTGGACCGCAGGTCGCCGACGTATCCGAACATCTCGGACAGCGGGACGAGAGCACGGACGATCTTGACCCCGCTCGCGTCCTCCATCGACTGGACCTGACCTCGCCTGGAGTTCAGGTCGCCGATGACATCTCCCATGTACTCCTCCGGAGTGCGGACCTCGACGTCCATGAGGGGCTCGAGGATGACCGGCTGCGCCTTGCGCAGGGCCTCCTTGGCCGCCATGGAGCCGGCGATCTTGAAGGCCATCTCCGAGGAGTCGACGTCGTGGAACGCGCCGTCCAGGAGAGAGGCCTTGACGTTCACGACCGGGTAGCCGGCCGTGATGCCGCCCTGCAGGGCATCCTGGATGCCCGCGTCCACGCTCGGGATGTACTCGCGCGGGATGCGACCGCCGGTGACCTTGTTCTCGAACTCGTAGAACACGCCCTCTTCGGCGTCGGTCAGCGGGCCGAAGGTCAGCTGGACCTTCGCGAACTGGCCAGACCCACCGGTCTGCTTCTTGTGGGTGAAGTCGAACTTCTCCACCGTCCGCTTGATCGTCTCGCGGTAGGCCACCTGGGGCTTGCCGATGTTGGCCTCGACGTTGAACTCGCGACGCATGCGGTCAACGAGGATGTCGAGGTGGAGCTCACCCATGCCGCGGATGACGGTCTGGCCGGTCTCCTCGTCGAGCTGCACCTGGAAGGTCGGGTCCTCCTTGGCGAGCTTCTGGATGGCGACACCCAGCTTCTCCTGGTCGCTCTTCGTCTTGGGCTCGATCGCCACCGAGATGACCGGCTCCGGGAAGCTCATCGATTCGAGCTGGATCGGGTTCGCCGGATCACACAGGGTGTCACCGGTGGTGGTGTCCTTCAGCCCGATGAACGCGTAGATGTGGCCTGCGAAGGCCTCCTCCACCGGATTCTCCTTGTTGGAGTGCATCTGGAACAGCTTGCCCACGCGCTCCTTCTTGCCGGTGGTGGCATTCAGGATCTGCATACCCTGCTGCACCTGGCCGGAGTAGACGCGCACGTAGGTCAGCGATCCGAAGAACGCATGCGCGGCGACCTTGAACGCGAGCGCCGAGAAGGGCTCTTCCCAGTCGGGCGCGCGGGTGAGCTCCTTCGACTCGTCCTTGACATCGTGGCCGATCATCGGCGGGACGTCGAGCGGCGAGGGCAGGTAGTCGACGACACCGTTGAGGACGGGCTGGACGCCCTTGTTCTTGAAAGCGGTGCCGCAGAAGACCGGGTAGGCCTCGGAGTTGATGGTCATGGCGCGGATGCCGGCCTTGAGCTCATCGGTGGTGAGCTCGCCCTCTTCGAGGTACTTGTCCATGAGCTCCTCGGAGCTCTCGGCGACGTCCTCGACCAGCTGGGCACGGTACTCGTCGACCGTGTCCTGCAGATCCTCCGGGATCGGGATCTCCCGCTGCCACTGGCCGCGGGCCGGATCACCCTTCTTGGAGTTGATCGCGGGCATGTCCTCCTCGAGCGTGTCGGGCCACTCGTAGGCCTTCAGCTCGACGAGGTCGACGACGCCGCGGAAATCATTCTCCGCGCCGATCGGGACCTGCATGACCAGCGGCTTCGCGCCGAGGCGGTCCTTGATCGTGCTGACGGTGAAGAAGAAGTCGGCGCCCAGCTTGTCCATCTTGTTGACGAAGCAGATGCGCGGGACCTCGTACTTGTCGGCCTGACGCCACACGGTCTCGGACTGGGGCTCCACGCCCTCCTTGCCGTCGAACACTGCGACGGCTCCGTCGAGCACACGCAGCGAACGCTCCACCTCGACGGTGAAGTCGACGTGCCCGGGGGTGTCGATGATGTTGATCTGGTTGTCGTGCCAGTAGCAGGTCGTCGCGGCCGACGTGATCGTGATGCCGCGCTCCTTCTCCTGGTCCATCCAGTCCATCGTGCCGGCGCCGTCGTGGGTCTCGCCCATCTTGTAGTTCACGCCGGTGTAGAAGAGGATGCGCTCGGTCGTGGTGGTCTTGCCAGCATCGATGTGAGCCATGATGCCGATATTGCGGACCTTGTTCAGGTCGCTGAGCACTTCGAGTGCCACGGGCTTGTGCCTTTCTGGAGAACGGATGCTGGTAGAGCTGCCGAAGGACAGTCGGTGGGATCCGCCCGGACGGACGGACCCCACCATGGACTCACCAGCGGTAGTGAGCGAAGGCCCGGTTGGACTCGGCCATCTTGTGGGTGTCCTCGCGGCGCTTGACAGCGGCACCGAGGCCGTTGGAGGCGTCCAGGATCTCGTTCATCAGACGCTCGGTCATGGTGTTCTCGCGGCGGGCGCGGGAGTAGCTGACCAGCCAGCGCAACGCCAGCGTGGTGGAGCGGCCGGGCTTGACCTCGATCGGGACCTGGTAGGTCGCACCGCCGACGCGGCGGGAGCGGACCTCGAGGGACGGCCGGATGTTGTCCAGCGCCTTCTTCAGGGTGACGACCGGGTCCTGGCCGTTCTTCTCACGGGCGCCCTCGAGCGCGCCGTAGACGATGCCCTCGGCGACGGTCTTCTTGCCGTCCAGGAGGATCTTGTTGATGAGCTGCGTGACGATCGGCGAGCCGAAGACCGGATCGACGACGAGCTGGCGCTTGGGAGCGGGGCCCTTACGAGGCATTACTTCTTCTCCTTCTTGGCGCCGTAGCGGGAACGGGCCTGCTGGCGGCCCTTGACGGACTGGGTGTCCAGCGCGCCGCGCACGATCTTGTAGCGCACGCCGGGCAGGTCCTTCACACGGCCGCCGCGGACGAGCACGATCGAGTGCTCCTGGAGATTGTGGCCCTCGCCGGGGATGTAGGCGGTGACCTCGACGCCGGTCGACAGCTTCACGCGCGCGATCTTGCGCAGCGCCGAGTTCGGCTTCTTGGGGGTCTGGGTGTAGACGCGCGTGCAGACACCGCGGCGCTGGGGCGAACCCTTGAGCGCAGGCGTCTTCGAGGAGGACGACCGTGCGTCCCTCCCCTTGCGCACCAACTGCTGAATAGTGGGCACAGCTTCTCTTCCTGTTCAGCCACCGGAGCTGTTCGCACCGGAGGATCGACATCTTCGACCGTTCGCACGGCCGGCGACCCGACACGCCGCCCCCATGGCCCGGGGACTTCTGCGGATCGACCCGCCCGGCAGGTGATGGCACCTGACGGGCGTCCTGGAGGACCGTGATCGGTGCCCGCGAGACGGAGGCCGGGCATGGCCCCGACTCGTATTCGGGCACGCCGCGAGGATCCGCTCCTCGCGGGGGACATCCCCGCGACCCCGAAGGGTTCATGGGTCAATCCCGGGTCACGACCAGAGGGCACTCCGGACGCACCTAGAGTCTACTGAGATGCGCACGATGCGGTCAAAGCTTCTCCCGTACTCCGACGCAGATCACATGCCGGACACTTGCTGCACGGCCTGCCTCGCCTTCCTCCGCCACGCGGCATGCCGGGGCTCGGCCGAGCGGGGCGCGTCCACACTGGGCTGAGCGCGGCGCGCACCCACTGGCCGTCTTCCAGTACACGCCCTCGATACGGCGGGGCGTGTGCTGGCTGGACGCCAGTGGGGACCAGGCGACGATCGCGGGACGGGCAACCTCACGCGACGAGCGCGCCGCCGAAGGGCGACGCGCTCGCGGGT
Encoded proteins:
- a CDS encoding IS110 family transposase — protein: MVVLIGADVHKNSHTFVAVDAAGKQIGQITVRATHSGHEKAYRWARKSFIEQDRQWGVEDCRHLTGLLERDLLAHGEPVVRVPAKLMARQRATARTRGKSDPIDALAVARAMAREDDLPTAFTDEQAREVKLVLARREDLVAERTRVINRLRWHLHELDPEVDPAPRALTHRPAQERVRELVEASEGIVAEIAGMVLADLERLCSSISELDARLRVMVREVEPVLLEIPGCAELSAAKILAETAGIERFANEGKYAMFAGCAPIPVWSGKTEGRVRLNRGGNRQLNCAIHRIALTQVRLEGPGKEYYDRLREQGKTVMEALRCLKSAIARRIWRALTRAHAEALATTPIPLNPTSTTCVPQAA
- a CDS encoding general stress protein; amino-acid sequence: MSQPPQSPRSASPLTARLYDLEYPRSLGVYSTYQEVQSVVDTLADRQFPVQSTLIVGTDLKLMERVTGRRTWPKVISQGALSGLWMGLFLGLLLLLLSPGNLTVVLTAVVLGIVFFTVSSVIGYAMTGGRRDFTSMTATIPMQYELLVEHKHAAQAQQILAESGAAPVPVRGPAASGAEQFSQQTAPYGHTSHSGGQQFGSPAARPGASSPMTPPPGRPSYGQPAQTSPAPSGGPPPAAAGRASACLRGRRCVRTPLRSSCPMDRRRSAHPAPPKPPLKRAALVVARHIRPRTPPILRSRPSAPRRGRRPRIPHPIGAHPGTGAPATTASAEPLPRTAGTAISSPPDDETSSPPGGCVSPQLHTPP
- the tuf gene encoding elongation factor Tu, translated to MAKAKFERTKPHVNIGTIGHVDHGKTTLSAAISKVLYDKFPELNQARDFDTIDNAPEEKQRGITINVSHIEYETDKRHYAHVDAPGHADYVKNMITGAAQMDGAILVVAATDGPMAQTREHVLLAKQVGVPYLLAALNKSDMVDDEEILELVEMEVREMLAAQGFDEDAPIIQVSALKALEGDPKWVKSVEDLMDAVDESIPDPVRDLDQAFLMPIEDVFTIQGRGTVVTGKVDRGKLSINSEVEILGIRKPQKTIVTGIEMFHKQMDEAWAGENCGLLLRGTKREDVERGQVVAKPGTITPHTNFEAQVYILSKDEGGRHNPFYSNYRPQFYFRTTDVTGVIELPEGTEMVMPGDNTEMTVELIQPIAMEEGLGFAIREGGRTVGSGRVTKITK
- the fusA gene encoding elongation factor G codes for the protein MALEVLSDLNKVRNIGIMAHIDAGKTTTTERILFYTGVNYKMGETHDGAGTMDWMDQEKERGITITSAATTCYWHDNQINIIDTPGHVDFTVEVERSLRVLDGAVAVFDGKEGVEPQSETVWRQADKYEVPRICFVNKMDKLGADFFFTVSTIKDRLGAKPLVMQVPIGAENDFRGVVDLVELKAYEWPDTLEEDMPAINSKKGDPARGQWQREIPIPEDLQDTVDEYRAQLVEDVAESSEELMDKYLEEGELTTDELKAGIRAMTINSEAYPVFCGTAFKNKGVQPVLNGVVDYLPSPLDVPPMIGHDVKDESKELTRAPDWEEPFSALAFKVAAHAFFGSLTYVRVYSGQVQQGMQILNATTGKKERVGKLFQMHSNKENPVEEAFAGHIYAFIGLKDTTTGDTLCDPANPIQLESMSFPEPVISVAIEPKTKSDQEKLGVAIQKLAKEDPTFQVQLDEETGQTVIRGMGELHLDILVDRMRREFNVEANIGKPQVAYRETIKRTVEKFDFTHKKQTGGSGQFAKVQLTFGPLTDAEEGVFYEFENKVTGGRIPREYIPSVDAGIQDALQGGITAGYPVVNVKASLLDGAFHDVDSSEMAFKIAGSMAAKEALRKAQPVILEPLMDVEVRTPEEYMGDVIGDLNSRRGQVQSMEDASGVKIVRALVPLSEMFGYVGDLRSKTQGRAMYTMQFDSYAEVPASIAEEIVAKTRGE
- the rpsG gene encoding 30S ribosomal protein S7, with translation MPRKGPAPKRQLVVDPVFGSPIVTQLINKILLDGKKTVAEGIVYGALEGAREKNGQDPVVTLKKALDNIRPSLEVRSRRVGGATYQVPIEVKPGRSTTLALRWLVSYSRARRENTMTERLMNEILDASNGLGAAVKRREDTHKMAESNRAFAHYRW
- the rpsL gene encoding 30S ribosomal protein S12 — protein: MPTIQQLVRKGRDARSSSSKTPALKGSPQRRGVCTRVYTQTPKKPNSALRKIARVKLSTGVEVTAYIPGEGHNLQEHSIVLVRGGRVKDLPGVRYKIVRGALDTQSVKGRQQARSRYGAKKEKK